A stretch of DNA from Candidatus Methanomethylicota archaeon:
ATAGAGTTAGAAGAAGAATTGGAGAAATTTTAGCAGAAGAAGGAATGATTGATGCTGATGTAGTAATAGGTGTGCCTGAAACTGCTATTCCATTTGCAATGGCTTTTTCAAATATTACAGGCATTCCTGTAGAAAAAGGATTTGAAATTACAGGAAAAAGAATTAGAAGTGCTTTAAGACCAAATCAAATTGAAAGATTAAAAGGGATTCAACTTAAATTAAATGTAATAAGTGAAGTTGTTAGAGGAAAGAAAGTTATTTTAATTGATGATAGTGTAGTAAGAGGAAATACATTAGCAAATATAGTTTATTTAATGAAAGAAAAAGGAGCTAAAGAAATCCATGTAAGAATAGGAAGTCCTGCAATAGTATCACATTGTCCATTTGGTGTAGAAGTCCCTCCTGAGGATGAACTTATAGGAAGGCATTTATCTGATGAAAAAATAGCTGAAGTTATTGGAGCAGATTCCTTTAAGTATTTAAGTATTGAAGGTTTGATTGAAGCAATAGGATTAAAAGAAGAAGAACTTTGTCTTGGTTGTTTTAATGGTTCATATCCGGAGGGATTGATTTGAAAATCTTAATTGTTGGAGGAGCTGGAAGAGAACATGCAATTGCATTAGCATTCTCAAGGAGCGTATATTCTCCTAAGATATATTGTATTTCTGAAATGATTAATATTGGAATAAAGAAAATAGTAGATGCAAGTGGAGGAGAATACTTTAGAGGAAATATTAATAATCCTGAAGAAGTTGCTAAATTTGCAAGTAAAGTAGATTTAGTCTTCATAGGACCTGAAGAACCTAATTTTCATGGAGTACCAGATAAACTTGAAGAAATGGGAATTCCATGTATAGGTGCAAATAAAGCAGTATCAGAAATAGAAATGTCAAAAGCTAGTATGAGAGATATTCAATGGAAGTATAAAATACCAGGAAGATTGTGGTATAAAAAATTTAAAAATTTTGAAGAAGCTATACCTTATATAGAAGAATATGCTGAAAGTATAGCTTTAAAACCTGCAAGACAAGCTGGAGGTAAAGGAGTAAAAGTAATAGAAGATTTTCAAGTTTATTTACAAGATGAAAAAAGGAAAATAAAAAAACAACATGCTGAATCCATAGTTAAAGAATATATGAAAGATTATGATTTAGAATATAAGCTTTTAATAGAAGAAAGAGTTTGGGGACCAGAATATACACTTCAATGTTTTACTGATGGAAGAACAGTTTTACCAATGCCAGCAGTTCAAGATAATAAACATGCCTTTGATGGAGATTTAGGAATGGAAACTGGTGGAATGGGATCAATATCATGTGGAAGAACTATAAAATATGGTATTGATAGTGACATTAGTATACTCACAGAAGAAGAGTATTGGAAATCAGTAGAAATTGTAAGAATGATGGTAGAAGCTATTCAAAAAGAAACAGGTAAAAAATATCATGGAGTTGTAGCTGGACAAATGATGTTAACTTCTATATGGGGGCCAACTATAATAGAAATGTATTCTAGATTTGGGGATCCTGAAGCTGCTAATGTACTTACAATTTTAAAAACAGATATTGTTGAAATATGTGAAGCAATAATTGATGAAAGATTAAATACTATAAAAGCAGAATTTGAAGAAAAAGCTGTTGTTGTAAAAGCAGTATGTCCTGAAGGATATCCAAATAATAGAAATTTAGCAAAAAACCATCCTGTTAAAATTGATAATGAAAATGGAATTCTTTTTGCCTCAGTTGATATAATTAATGGAAAAATTGTTACAGGAGGTTCTAGAATTGTAGAATGTATTGGTATTGGAAACACTATTCCTGAAGCAAGTCTTATAGCAGAAAAACTTTGTCATAATGTAAAATTAGAAGATGGATGGAGGACATTTCATAGGAGTGATATTGGTAGTGAAAAATCATTTAGAAGAAGACTTGAACTTGCAAATTTAGCTAGAGAAATTTATCAATATAGAGAAAGAAAAGGCTTGCTTGGAAGAAAGATAATTTGGATTCCAGGTAAGGGATTAATGGAGGTTGGATAAATATGGTAAAAAAATTAACCATAGAGGAAAGATATGAAATCCTAAAAAATGTAAATAGTTATAGAGAAGAATATGAGAAAAAACTTCAACCAATTGAAAAATTAAGAACTGATAAACCTGCAATTTTCATATCAATTGGTGGAGGAGAACTTGGTGATTTAGCAATAACAGCAGCTAAAAGACACTTTGGTGGAATTAATGGAGGAATAAAGACTGTTGCCTTTGATAGGTATTATGGCTTTCCTGCTCAAGATACTGCTGATTTCTATGAAGTATTTAATATGATGGATGGAAATACTCTTGAAAAATACATAAGAAAATATGTTCCAAATCCTGAAGAACATCATGCCATATATTTAGAAGTAGAAATGATAGATACAGAAAGAACATTTAAACTTTCCATGGAAGAAGGATATAAGGTTATGTCAACTCCATATGGTCCATTAATATGCATGGATAGACATTCAACTAAGCTTATGTTTGATATGCTTAAACTTGAAAGAGTTGAATGGGCATATGCTAATAATGAAAATGAATTAATTAAAATAGCAAAAGATTTTGGTTTTCCAATAATAGTAAAGCCAGTAATGACTTCAAGTGGCCATGGAACTTCTATTGTTATGAATGAAAATGAATTAATTTCTGCATATAAATATGCTAAAGAGCATGCAAGAGGATTTGGAGATGAAATAATAGTTGAAAAATTTTTACCAAATCTTAAATCTGAAGGAACTGAAATAACACAAATAGTAGTTAGACATTTTGATGAAAATGGAAAAATTGTAAATTCTTTTCTTCCACCAATTGAACATAAAAGACCTGCAGCAACTTATCATGAAAGTTGGCTTCCATCAACAATAAAACCTTCTTTAGAAGAAAAATGTAAAGAATATGCTGGAAAAATTGCTAATTTCTTAGGCGGTATTGGAGTATATGCTATAGAGCAATTTGTAATAAAAGATAAAGTGTATAATAATGAAGTTGCTAATAGACCTCATGATACTGGAATGATAACTAGATGGATGTTAAATTTAGATGAAGGAGCACTTCAATTAATATCAACACTTGGACTTCCAGTACCATCAATAGAAATTTCAAGAAAAGGAGTTTATGGAGTTGCTCATGTTATATTAGCTCCTGAGTGGATAGAAGGAGAGAAAAAAGTATTGGGCTTTAATATAAGGAAAATGGGCAAAATTAAAAATGGAGACTTATGGTATTTTGGTAAACCAACAGCTTATGCAAAAAGAAGAATGGGACTTGCTATAGCATTTAATGAAAATTTAGATATTGCAAGAAAAGAAGCTGAAAAAATAGCTCATTTAGCAGAATCATGTATAGAATATGGAGATTAAAATGAAGGTAAGTATAGAAATAAGATTAAAGAAGGGATATTTTGATCCAGAAGGTGAAGTAACTAAAGAAGCATTAAAAGATTTAGGTTTTCCAGTAAACAATGTTAAAGTAAGCAAATTATACACTATTGAAATAAATGTGAATAATGAAGAAGAAGCTATTAAAATAGCTCAAGATATGTGTAAGAAACTTCTTGCTAATCCAACTAAAGATGAATTTTTAATTAAGGTGCTTTCTAATGAAGAACATAATTGAAAAAATTGATAACATAGCTTTTTTTGATTTATCAAAAACAAATGATGAAGATTTAATAAAAATAAGTAAAATGTTAGGTTTAGCATTAAACTTAGAAGAAATGAAAATAATAAAATCATATTTTAAAAGAAAAGTCACTGATGTTGAATTACAAACTTTTGGACAAACATGGTCTGAACATTGTTTTCATAAAACATTTAAAGGAATTATAGAAATTGATGGAAAGGAAATAGAAAATATTTTAAAAAATTATATTAAAAAAGCTACTGAAGAATTAAATAAACCATGGTGTTTTTCTGTATTTGAAGATAATGCAGGATTAATAGAATTTGATAATGGATATTTAATAGCAGCTAAAGTAGAAACTCATAATCATCCATCAGCAATTGAGCCATTTGGAGGAGCAGCGACTGGTATTGGAGGAGTAATAAGAGATATACTAGGAGTTTGGGGAGAGCCTATAGCTCTTACAAATGTACTTTGTTTTGGTCCTTTAAATATAAGCTATGATAAAATTATACATGGAATAAAACATCCTAAGTATATATATAGAGGAGTTATTGCTGGTATAGCGCATTATGGAAATAACATGGGTATACCAAATGTATCAGGAAGTATTATTTTTGATGAAGGTTATATAGGAAATCCTATAGTTTATTGTGGTTGTATAGGAATACTTCATAAGTCTCAATATATAAAAGAAACGAAAGTAGGAGATTATGCAATATTAATAGGAGGAAAAACTGGAAGAGATGGAATTCATGGTGTGACTTTTGCTTCTACTGAACTTTCTGAAAATAGTGATGAGCTTAGAAGTGCAGTACAAATACCAAATCCATTTATGGAAGAAAAATTAAGAAGAGCAATAATAACTATAAGAAATGAAAAACTAGCTTCTGGAATAACTGATTTAGGAGGAGGGGGGATTTCATGTGCAATAGGAGAAACTGCTTATAAACATGGACTTGGAATAGAAGTTATATTAGATAATGTTCATTTAAAAGAACCTGGATTGGCTCCTTGGGAAATTTGGATTTCTGAATCACAAGAAAGAATGTTAATAACAGTTCCAAAAAATAATTTAGAAAAAGTTCTTCAAATACTTAATGATGAAGATGTTGAATATTCAATACTTGGAATTTTTGATAATAGCAAAGTTTTAAGAGTAAAATATAAAGGAATTTTAATATGTGAAATTAATATTGAATTTCTCTATAATCCTCCAAAAATAATTAGAAAAGCTACAAGTATAAAATATGAAGAAATTAATCAAGAAATTCCAGAATCAAAGAATATTGACGAAGAAATTCTTGAACTTTTATCAAGTCCTAATATTAGAAGTAAAGAAGAAGTTATTAGAACTTATGATCATGAAGTTAGAGGATGTACAGTAATAAAACCATTGCAAGGAGATAATGGTGGTCCAAATGATGCTTCAGTAATAAAACCACTTAAAGAGTCTTGGATGGGTGTAGTAATTTCATGTGGGATAAATCCATTTTATCCTGATCCTTATTGGATGGCTGCAGCTTCAATAGAAGAAGCCATAAGAAATAATACATGTGTAGGAGGAAGAAGAATTGCACTTTTAGATAACTTTGTATGGGGATCTCCTGAAAAAGAGGATAGAATGGGAAGTTTATTAAGAGCTATAGAAGCATGTTATGATTTTTCTAAAGCTTTAGATGCACCATTCATATCTGGAAAAGATAGTCTATACAATGAATCTCCATTAGGTTCAGTGAGACCTACTCTTCTTATTACAGGAATTGGAATTATACCAGATGTAAGAAAAGCAATAACTTCAAATTTAAAATCAGAAGGTAATTCAATTTATATTATTGGAATTACAAAAAATGAAATGGCAGGATCAGCTTATTTTAGAATGAGGGGAATTAATGGAGGAATATGCCCAAAAGTAAGAGTTGATTTATCAAAAAGAATCACTTCTGCAATTATAAAAGCAATAGATGAAGGAATAATAGAAGCATGTCATGATTTATCAGAAGGTGGACTTGGGGTAGCTGCAGCTGAAATGACAATAGCTTCAGAATTTGGCATGATGATTGATCTTAGAAAAGTACCTTCAGATATTAAAAAAAGTAATTTAATATTATTTTCTGAATCTCAATCAAGATTTTTAGTAGAAGTAAAAAAAGGATTTGAAAAAGTTTTTGAAAATATTTTCCAAGAAATTCCACATTCTCGTATTGGGATTGTTAAAGGAAAATCATTGAAAATATTAGATTTAGAAGGAAATTGTTGGGAATTAAGTTTGAATGAAATAAGAAGAGCTTGGAGAGGATAAAATGAGAGCATGTATAATTAGAGTAGGAGGTACAAATTGTGATTTTGAAGTTAAAATGGTATTAGAAGATTATGGAATAAATACTGAAATAATTCATATGAAGAAATTGATTAAAACAGGATTAGAAGAATTTGATATACTTGTTATTCCAGGAGGATTTTCATATGGAGATTATGTTAGAGCAGGAGCAATTTGGGGGAAAGAAATTTTAACAAAAATGAAAAAGGAACTTGAAAAATTCATAGATGATGGAAAATTGATAATAGGAATATGTAATGGTTTTCAAGTATTAATAGAAGCTGGAATACTTCCTGATGGAGG
This window harbors:
- the purD gene encoding phosphoribosylamine--glycine ligase; this encodes MKILIVGGAGREHAIALAFSRSVYSPKIYCISEMINIGIKKIVDASGGEYFRGNINNPEEVAKFASKVDLVFIGPEEPNFHGVPDKLEEMGIPCIGANKAVSEIEMSKASMRDIQWKYKIPGRLWYKKFKNFEEAIPYIEEYAESIALKPARQAGGKGVKVIEDFQVYLQDEKRKIKKQHAESIVKEYMKDYDLEYKLLIEERVWGPEYTLQCFTDGRTVLPMPAVQDNKHAFDGDLGMETGGMGSISCGRTIKYGIDSDISILTEEEYWKSVEIVRMMVEAIQKETGKKYHGVVAGQMMLTSIWGPTIIEMYSRFGDPEAANVLTILKTDIVEICEAIIDERLNTIKAEFEEKAVVVKAVCPEGYPNNRNLAKNHPVKIDNENGILFASVDIINGKIVTGGSRIVECIGIGNTIPEASLIAEKLCHNVKLEDGWRTFHRSDIGSEKSFRRRLELANLAREIYQYRERKGLLGRKIIWIPGKGLMEVG
- a CDS encoding ATP-grasp domain-containing protein, whose protein sequence is MVKKLTIEERYEILKNVNSYREEYEKKLQPIEKLRTDKPAIFISIGGGELGDLAITAAKRHFGGINGGIKTVAFDRYYGFPAQDTADFYEVFNMMDGNTLEKYIRKYVPNPEEHHAIYLEVEMIDTERTFKLSMEEGYKVMSTPYGPLICMDRHSTKLMFDMLKLERVEWAYANNENELIKIAKDFGFPIIVKPVMTSSGHGTSIVMNENELISAYKYAKEHARGFGDEIIVEKFLPNLKSEGTEITQIVVRHFDENGKIVNSFLPPIEHKRPAATYHESWLPSTIKPSLEEKCKEYAGKIANFLGGIGVYAIEQFVIKDKVYNNEVANRPHDTGMITRWMLNLDEGALQLISTLGLPVPSIEISRKGVYGVAHVILAPEWIEGEKKVLGFNIRKMGKIKNGDLWYFGKPTAYAKRRMGLAIAFNENLDIARKEAEKIAHLAESCIEYGD
- the purS gene encoding phosphoribosylformylglycinamidine synthase subunit PurS codes for the protein MKVSIEIRLKKGYFDPEGEVTKEALKDLGFPVNNVKVSKLYTIEINVNNEEEAIKIAQDMCKKLLANPTKDEFLIKVLSNEEHN
- the purL gene encoding phosphoribosylformylglycinamidine synthase subunit PurL, whose amino-acid sequence is MKNIIEKIDNIAFFDLSKTNDEDLIKISKMLGLALNLEEMKIIKSYFKRKVTDVELQTFGQTWSEHCFHKTFKGIIEIDGKEIENILKNYIKKATEELNKPWCFSVFEDNAGLIEFDNGYLIAAKVETHNHPSAIEPFGGAATGIGGVIRDILGVWGEPIALTNVLCFGPLNISYDKIIHGIKHPKYIYRGVIAGIAHYGNNMGIPNVSGSIIFDEGYIGNPIVYCGCIGILHKSQYIKETKVGDYAILIGGKTGRDGIHGVTFASTELSENSDELRSAVQIPNPFMEEKLRRAIITIRNEKLASGITDLGGGGISCAIGETAYKHGLGIEVILDNVHLKEPGLAPWEIWISESQERMLITVPKNNLEKVLQILNDEDVEYSILGIFDNSKVLRVKYKGILICEINIEFLYNPPKIIRKATSIKYEEINQEIPESKNIDEEILELLSSPNIRSKEEVIRTYDHEVRGCTVIKPLQGDNGGPNDASVIKPLKESWMGVVISCGINPFYPDPYWMAAASIEEAIRNNTCVGGRRIALLDNFVWGSPEKEDRMGSLLRAIEACYDFSKALDAPFISGKDSLYNESPLGSVRPTLLITGIGIIPDVRKAITSNLKSEGNSIYIIGITKNEMAGSAYFRMRGINGGICPKVRVDLSKRITSAIIKAIDEGIIEACHDLSEGGLGVAAAEMTIASEFGMMIDLRKVPSDIKKSNLILFSESQSRFLVEVKKGFEKVFENIFQEIPHSRIGIVKGKSLKILDLEGNCWELSLNEIRRAWRG